The DNA window TTCGTTACAAATGTTGAAATTCTTTGTTTTTCTTTCATTCTGTGCGAACTTGTGCAGGTACTTTTTCTCAAACAAAGAATCATGCAAATATCAATGCTTCCACATGTAGCTTCCCTACCTGAGCATATGAAAATATAGAATCCGTTGTGTCGAAATCGTTCCTTTCTTCGGTACATTCGATGCCATATTTCAAATAAGAGACCTGGTAGAAATACGTCGTTGCAAATGCCGTCAGTACAGTACTTTTTTATAGCTAGCCAACCGAGCGATTGAACGGACATGACCCTTAGGAGCACACACTTTCGTAATGCTGaatgattttcaaattttagaaTAACCCCAAATCATAGCGAGCCGACAGTATTttcgaataaataaatatttaatgtCTGTAAAAATAGTTAAAGGAATATTCGTTAAATCATAAGCAGCGAAATACTAGCACATCATAAATTACATCTATAACGATAttagccattttgaaatctttgAGATACCGTGAATCCATTCAAACTCAATAACGCATTCGCCGGTAACAAACTTACCTTTGGATAGACTATTTATTTTACATAACTTAAATGTTCGAGATGGGCGTCAGTTTTCTGTTTCAAAATAGTATAAGGCGGTATTTTCTATGCCCCAAACTGAAGTATGGAAAATTCAACTTCTAACTCTTAATCAATCAATtgggtggccctgaaaagggcctttggTATTATTGATAATGAGATTTAATGAAAGCTGACAGTCTTAAGCACGTTCGCCACGGATACGACGAGCCAGTTGAATGTCTTTTGGCATGATGGTGACTCGCTTGGcgtggatagcgcacagattggtgtcttcgaacagGCCAACCAGATAGGCTTCACTGGCTTCCTGCAAGGCCATTACAGCTGAACTCTGGAAACGCAGGTCGGTCTTGAAATCTTGAGCGATTTCACGAACCAGGCGCTGGAATGGGAGCTTGCGGATCAACAGCTCAGTCGACTTCTGGTAACGACGGATCTCACGAAGAGCGACTGTTCCCGGACGATAACGATGAGGCTTCTTCACTCCACCAGTAGCCGGAGCACTTTTACGAGCAGCCTTTGTCGCCAGCTGCTTGCGAGGAGCCTTTCCTCCAGTTGATTTACGAGCAGTCTGCTTGGTACGAGCCATTGCTTTTTGTTGGTTGAAGTCTTCTAGGTAACTGAACGCGATGAAGATAAAACACAGAATGAAACACTCAGGCAGCCATTACCCCTCTTTATACGGGTTTGGTCCGCACGGAACAGCCAATCAGCGAAGAGGAACGGAAAAACGTACCCTCTCGTCGACTATATAAAGGACACAGTTAGCGGCAAAAGGCATAAGTTTCACTTGAACAGTCTTAACTGAAAGTAGCGCATCAAAAAGCAGAGAAAATGACTGGTCGCGGTAAAGGAGGAAAGGGACTCGGAAAAGGAGGCGCCAAGCGTCATCgtaaggttcttcgtgataacatccagggaatcaccaagcCCGCCATTCGCCGTTTGGCTCGTCGGGGTGGTGTAAAACGTATCTCCGGTCTGATCTACGAGGAGACACGAGGAGTGCTGAAGGTGTTCCTGGAAAATGTGATCCGAGATGCCGtcacctacactgaacacgccaagcgcaagaCCGTCACCGCAATGGATGTCGTCTACGCTTTGAAGCgacagggacgcactttgtacgGATTTGGAGGTTAAATAGCTCAAACTCGATTGGATTCAtataaaaaggcccttttcagggccaccaaaattatttcaaagaATTAGTTTACTTTTTCTATTACATAAGCTGTTACTTCCTAGAAAGCAAGGAAATTGGGCTACACACAAATTTGTGCACTTAACTAGTTTTGATGaagttggatttttgtgtttctagtACTTCTCATCTAACCAAACAGATCGACCGGCCCGTTTGCTAGATCCTACGGGTTGGTTAAAGGTGTTTAAAATGGTAATTAGTTAATAGAAGGAAAAGTTAACAATGAGTGTCTCTTATTATTGGATGCCTTTTTGAGAAAAGCTCCGAGAATCATTCTGATCTGACATATCTGTTCTTTTTAGACTTTTCGAAAGCGATGGAAACAGCTTCCTCTAGTGTGGAATCTGTACCCTATTTTTGGCACTGTTGCAAAATATCTATTGTGCTTCGAGTGTTACAATTCAAATTAAGGCGCCATTTAGCAACCAATCGAATATGGGCGTGGCTTTCGTCTCAAACTACTGTCGCTTAGCAAGTGAGCTACTCGCATCCGTTGGCTCTGTTTGCGAATACAAACAATTATCTGACTCAAATGAAGATATGACATATATGCAAACTGGGGTGTTTACCCCGGTGACAAAAGACTATTTAGATTAAATGTTTAGATTTTTAGTGTTTCGTATTCACcacgtcagtaactaacaccaacttaatgctagttagattaGTCCAAACCAGCTCTTAATTGGCACCAAAAACTCATACCTCTGGCGTGAATGCCTAAACGAATGGCTGGTACCAAGTGATGTCTATTTACCTATCGTTGACAATTAtgtatttgtatattaacgggAATGTAACTATGAAATATGAGTGAAACATTTTCGCTTAGCTTCAAAGTATGGTATTGATTTGCATTATCCctttttcaatgaaatattAAAAACGAGCTTAACGGCGATGCTGTGAAAATGTAAATTAGGAAGGAAAATGTTTTTGTTCAAGTATTCGGTATTCGATGGAAAAATATCAATCAAATTCTTTTGAAAAGTATTTGGTAgccctgaaaaggactgttttgTGTTATTATGCTGAGTCAGCAAATGCAATATTCGGCATCAACTGAATTTACTTCTTGGCGGCGGCTTTCTTTGGTGCAGCTTTCTTGGCTGGTGCGGCCTTCTTTGGTTTCGGGGTCTTCGGCTTGTTGGCTGCGGCCTTCGATGGCTTGGTGGCTTTCTGTTTGGGAGCAGCTGCCTTCTTGGCGGCCTTTGCAGGGGCTGCCTTCGCTTTCTTCACAACAGATTTCTTAGCGGCAGCAGCTTTCGGTTTCTTAGCCTTCTTTTCGCCAGCTGGTTTCTTGGCAGCCACCTTTTTCTCGCCAGCAGCcttctttggctttttggcGGCAGCAGCCTTCTTTGGCTTTTTCTCACCGGCCGGTTTCTTAGCGTCGGCCTTAACCTTGAAGGATCCGGAAGCGCCAGTTCCCTTAGTCTGGGAAAGCTTTCCCTTCTCGACGCCCGATTTCAGAGCCTTCTTGATGAACGGAGCCAACTTGGCGACGTCACACTTGTAGTTGGCGGCGATGTATTTCTTGATGGCCTGCAGCGATGAACCGTTGCGTTCCTTCAGAGTCTTGATGGCAGCTAGAACCATATCATTCACTGGTGGATGGGTCGATGGCTTTTTCGGTTTAGCAGGGCCAGTTTTGGCAGCCTTGGCCTTCTTCGGAGCCTTGGCCGGAGAGGCAGCAGCAGGGGCCGCAGCAGCAACTTCGGTAGCGGTTTCAGCCATTTTATCTCACTTTATTTCACTTGGAAATGTATACAAACTGTGGGGGAAAATATACGAAAAGTGGTAACATTGGGCTTGTTGGCGCTTGGTTTCGTCGACCGTGTTAGGGAATGCTTATGCATGGCGGTTGAGAATTGCTGTTCGGTTGGTGGAGATAATTTTTCTGAACTATTCTTTTAAATTAGTATTATTCGAATCATTGTTAGTTCACCTGcttcaataatttaatttatatttgAGGCAATATTTGGGCTCTCTAAATAATTACACAAGGGCATTCACATTGAACTGTATGTGAGGGAAATTATAATTTATTATGCACTATTCACGTCATTATGAAACTGATTTGCGAAAAATAGGTAAATAGTCTcatttaaataataaatattaatttgtaatgctgtttattgaaaagacaaatgTTTTCTCTTCAAGATAGCATCATATATGCGTATGTTTTTCAATTTACTAATCGAAATTATTTGCTTCTAAATCATACCGTTAATGTAGCAAAATATCTGCTTCGGCGTCTAGATTTCGTGTGAGTCCCTCCATGATTGAATTgttaaatattatttattaCTATTTCATGCCAAATCTACAAATTAGTCAGTTTGCTAAATGCACTGGGGACAATTTAAATATAACTTTTGTGACAGTGTAATGGAATTGGAATGTAAATCTTACGCAATTGCTAGTTAAATTTACTAGCATGTATGATTAGATGTGTGATCCATTTACTCATCCATTTTTCCCTAGagtcaaaaaccgatttttatCGATTCCTATGACAATAGTTTGAAAATGGCgcactttcatgaaaaataactgaAAGTGTCATAAAAATGGGCAcaaaattgtttatttaaaCCAATTAggtaaagaaaaataaaatcctatgctggagaaatcaattttaattCAGCTGTGGAAATGTCCAAATGATTTGTTCTAGTTACGTTTTTGATTAGCTCAAAAAAGTGGTTTTGAgataaaatattattgaaaacagaTTACACCTATTAATTTACACTGTCAACGACTGTCTTTTCCATGCAATCGTACTATTATAATTGCTAGAAAAATTCAGTtgaataggggaacatggggagacttgaccaggttttcagtcaAACCTatgtaaatctctaaaaaagttttcaatccttcaaagCTCATTAAAACGTAATGTACAGCTGTATAatgtattattttttgaagaatgtttggtttactttttcataagttatagtTCGTTTTTCTGAGGTCGAACCATTGCGGGGAGAgttgaccaaggcctggggagacttgaccaagaagATTTTGAAAGAtcagaacaataaataatggtacaaaacatactgtaaccatttttttcctattttcgaGATCCTTGGGTACCAGTAAAAATTATAAGTCTTGCATTTCATAAATCTGGATTTTAtaaatgcatttccttttagtGATTAACTGTACTACTTACATTACATGTTCACACGGCACGAAATCAGCGATATAACTGCTAATTTTGTTTACAAGTGCTATAAAAGTATAGACTGGTGCTTgaggtgagatttttttgtgatgtgattaacattaacagtaggtgcTACAGAAGAAATTTTGTACCTTTCTTCAGATTATTaccgcttggtcaagtcttcccaGTATTAGTTCTTGCGTTCAATGCAGTGAACTATTCCAATATCCtggtttatgtaaaatcattttacCACTTAATAAGGAATTACATGATATATTAgtactttaaataaaaaattactcgAGTAGCTAtgttcatacaaagtttgataaaaaattacatcatttaacgcaaatttattaattacggaatatttttcATGAGGAAAgggtttttcattccaaactgtcaaattttcctgaatggatcgaaacaagtaaagtttttttttaatttttaagaaCTAAATAGAACACGTTATTGCCAATTGTAGAATTTGcgcctggtcaagtctccccatgttcccttaTAGGGAGACAGAAATTGAGTTTTTTCTAATACGGCTAGAGAAGCAATTCCCGACATCCTGGTAATGTTCTGTATTCAAGTAGCATTTTTATATTCTAGTTGTAGGTTAAACCTTTAAAATGCTATACAGACTTATTTTTAACGCTCTATCAGTCAGCTGGCTCGAGGCATACTAGTAATAAGCAGCCAAATTCTGTTGCATGTTGCCCCACAGGGGTAGTTAACATAGTAAAATCGTTATCTTGCGTATATTTGAGATGATAAACAAACATGTATCCAACAGCAACATTTGCTATTGTATACTTGATTTGTACGTAAAAGATACAAATGATATGCTCTTACCACTGAAATGGAGCTAAGCTCGACCCTGTCAGATGCTATTCTTTTGAACAAATCTCAAAATAAAGAAGATCGCCCTGTCGCGCTAAAGAAACCGAAAATAATGACTGGTAGTACATGATTATCTTTTGAGATATGCTAATATTTGACAGAtatagtgctaaattgttaaCAATATTATTACCGTTATTAAATTCATCTGAACAGAAACATGTTGAaatgttgcaagttaccccgtttGACGGTACTTTTTTCTCTAACTGAAAACAAAACAATACAATCATTTTCATTCTATCCACGTGAAGTCATTGTTTAGAACCGCAtctgtcatctttgttcaacgtactAGCTCAGGCTCCAAATTCACTCAAAGACGAGTTCCCTTACTGATCGTTAGGATTGAAACAAGCAGACTAATACTAATTTGGAGGCGCTCCATCAATTTAAGGCTGCATAATAAACGAAATAATCTTTCTAATTTCAAATCTCCCTAATGATTTAATGCATGCAATAACCTTCTAAGGAACTCATCTATATTCAACCTATAACAATTCAATACCGAGTCTCAATACGCTTTTGTTCATCTGATAGAAGCTCATCGTAGCCTcgagcagcagatataagaaCACTATTATAACCTACAGCTTCTGCATACATTTCGGTAAGAAAACGAAAGCTGTGTTGACTACCAATGTATAAAATTCAAATTGATTCTTTAGTAATGttttgatggccctgaaaagggccgttTTTTAGTGCAATGGTCAGaagaatttacttggagcttgTGTATTTGGTGACGGCTTTGGTGCCTTCCGAGAcagcgtgcttggccaactctccGGGCAGCAGCAAACGAACAGCGGTTTGTACTTCGCGAGAAGTGATTGTCGAACGTTTGTTGTAATGTGCCAGACGAGAAGCCTCATTAGCAATGCGTTCGAAAATGTCGTTAACGAAGCTGTTCATGATGCTCATGGCCTTCGACGAGACTCCGGTGTCTGGGTGGACTTGTTTCaacaccttgtagatgtagatGGCGTAGCTTTCCTTTCTGCGTTGCTTACGTTTCTTCTTGTCTCCCTTGACAATACTCTTCTGTGCCTTGCCGGATTTTTTGGCGGCCTTACCACTGGTTTTCGGTGCCATTTCAACTGATGTATGATGCGTTTACGATGCTACAAACAAAATGATAATGACGTACCGTATGCCGTCTCTCTTTTATACTCGTTCGTAGTGGAATGGATATCcgtccttttttatgttttctcgTTACAGTtccttcgtagctccacccttcGGTAGTTGATGAACATTGCAGCGGGTATAAAACGAGTGTCTTTCCGGGCAAGTGGCATCAGTATCACTCTATTGCAGTGCGCAGTTGCTACGTGAAACAAAAATCTAACAAACAAAATGTCTGGACGCGGTAAAGGAGGCAAAGTTAAGGGAAAGGCAAAGTCCCGCTCGAATCGTGCTGGTCTTCAGTTCCCTGTGGGCCGTATCCACCGTCTGCTGAGGAAA is part of the Topomyia yanbarensis strain Yona2022 chromosome 1, ASM3024719v1, whole genome shotgun sequence genome and encodes:
- the LOC131682618 gene encoding histone H4 → MTGRGKGGKGLGKGGAKRHRKVLRDNIQGITKPAIRRLARRGGVKRISGLIYEETRGVLKVFLENVIRDAVTYTEHAKRKTVTAMDVVYALKRQGRTLYGFGG
- the LOC131682600 gene encoding histone H1B-like, with amino-acid sequence MAETATEVAAAAPAAASPAKAPKKAKAAKTGPAKPKKPSTHPPVNDMVLAAIKTLKERNGSSLQAIKKYIAANYKCDVAKLAPFIKKALKSGVEKGKLSQTKGTGASGSFKVKADAKKPAGEKKPKKAAAAKKPKKAAGEKKVAAKKPAGEKKAKKPKAAAAKKSVVKKAKAAPAKAAKKAAAPKQKATKPSKAAANKPKTPKPKKAAPAKKAAPKKAAAKK
- the LOC131676425 gene encoding histone H2B; amino-acid sequence: MAPKTSGKAAKKSGKAQKSIVKGDKKKRKQRRKESYAIYIYKVLKQVHPDTGVSSKAMSIMNSFVNDIFERIANEASRLAHYNKRSTITSREVQTAVRLLLPGELAKHAVSEGTKAVTKYTSSK